One genomic window of Ilyobacter polytropus DSM 2926 includes the following:
- a CDS encoding ABC transporter ATP-binding protein: protein MKFDFSMVKEFGKFYKPHKKLFTIDMVCAFFVAFIDLAYPMLAKYALNDLLPGNEFRSYFVFVLVLLGLYVLRVFFQFVNDYWGHILGIRIEYDLRKELFLHLQKLSFRFYDKTRVGHIMSRMINDLNEMTEMAHHVPEDVFLSALMLIGSFFAMLYLNWQLALGVYTIVPIMVFFAVKRRKKMSQGFKKVKEKISGVNAQLESSISGIRVSKSFANEEHEINKFNESNVLFKNSKNEAYMQMAVFMGGMHFFINLLNIIVLGLGGFLIYNGKMNFPDLVAFTLYTNAFLVPIRRLTNSVQQFESGMTGFARFNEIMAIEPLIKDSEDALELESCKGKINFKNVTFAYNENHNIISGINLNIEPGKAIALVGPSGGGKTTLCHLIPRFYEVDSGEISIDDINIKNIKINSLRKNIGLVSQDVFLFAGTIRDNIIYGDINATEEEMIQAAKNAEIHDFIMSLEKGYDTDVGERGIKLSGGQKQRISIARVFLKNPPILILDEATSALDNETEFKIQRSLEKLSKGRTSLIIAHRLTTIKHADEIIVINKDGIQEIGTHEDLLEEKGIYRSLYDAQYKGFIPDEIEPN from the coding sequence ATGAAGTTTGATTTTTCTATGGTTAAAGAATTTGGAAAATTTTATAAGCCCCATAAAAAGCTTTTTACAATTGATATGGTCTGTGCTTTTTTTGTTGCATTTATTGATTTGGCTTACCCAATGCTTGCAAAATATGCCTTAAATGATCTTCTTCCCGGAAATGAGTTTAGGAGTTATTTTGTTTTTGTATTGGTTTTACTTGGTTTATATGTTTTAAGGGTGTTTTTTCAGTTTGTAAATGATTACTGGGGTCATATTCTGGGAATAAGAATTGAGTATGACTTAAGAAAAGAACTGTTTTTACATCTTCAGAAACTATCTTTTCGTTTCTATGACAAGACGAGAGTGGGGCATATAATGTCTAGAATGATCAATGATCTAAACGAAATGACTGAGATGGCTCATCATGTTCCTGAGGATGTTTTTCTTTCTGCACTTATGCTTATAGGGTCTTTCTTTGCCATGCTGTATCTAAACTGGCAGCTGGCTTTAGGAGTATATACAATTGTACCGATCATGGTTTTTTTCGCAGTAAAAAGAAGAAAAAAAATGTCTCAGGGATTTAAAAAAGTAAAAGAAAAAATATCAGGTGTAAATGCACAGCTTGAGAGCAGCATCTCAGGGATAAGGGTATCGAAATCATTTGCAAATGAAGAGCATGAGATCAACAAATTCAATGAGAGTAATGTTCTATTTAAAAACTCTAAAAATGAAGCTTATATGCAGATGGCTGTTTTTATGGGTGGCATGCATTTTTTTATAAATCTTTTAAATATAATAGTTCTAGGCTTAGGAGGCTTTCTTATTTACAATGGAAAGATGAATTTTCCAGATTTAGTGGCCTTTACTTTATATACCAATGCTTTCCTAGTTCCCATAAGAAGGCTTACCAATTCAGTTCAGCAGTTTGAATCAGGAATGACGGGATTTGCAAGATTCAATGAAATTATGGCTATAGAACCTCTCATCAAAGACAGTGAAGACGCCTTAGAGCTAGAGAGCTGCAAGGGAAAGATAAATTTCAAAAATGTTACCTTTGCCTATAATGAAAATCACAATATAATCTCTGGTATTAATCTAAATATAGAACCTGGAAAGGCAATCGCCCTTGTTGGGCCTTCTGGGGGAGGTAAAACAACTTTATGTCATCTAATTCCGAGATTTTATGAAGTGGATTCTGGGGAGATTTCCATTGACGATATCAATATTAAAAATATAAAAATCAACAGTTTAAGGAAAAATATCGGTTTGGTCTCACAAGATGTATTCTTATTTGCAGGTACAATCAGAGATAATATAATCTACGGAGATATAAACGCCACAGAGGAAGAGATGATCCAAGCGGCTAAAAATGCAGAAATTCATGATTTTATTATGAGCCTTGAAAAAGGCTATGACACCGATGTAGGAGAAAGAGGTATCAAGCTTTCTGGTGGACAAAAACAAAGAATAAGCATCGCAAGGGTGTTTCTTAAAAATCCCCCTATACTTATATTAGATGAAGCTACATCCGCCCTTGACAATGAAACTGAGTTTAAGATTCAAAGATCTCTGGAAAAATTATCTAAGGGAAGAACCAGTCTTATTATAGCCCATCGTCTAACTACCATCAAACATGCAGATGAAATTATCGTAATCAACAAAGATGGGATACAGGAAATCGGAACCCATGAGGATTTGCTAGAGGAAAAGGGCATATACCGATCTCTATATGATGCCCAGTACAAGGGGTTTATCCCTGACGAGATAGAGCCCAATTAA
- a CDS encoding HesA/MoeB/ThiF family protein, with the protein MDYSKRYLKNKKLISQKEQEVLKNKRVLVLGCGGLGGYIIEMLARLGVGNLKVVDFDIFDESNLNRQILSNEENLGFFKVEEALKRIKSINSDIKTKGFNVKVDEENIDNLLTDIDLVVDALDSIPLKIMVEEKCSHLGISIVHGAIGGWVAQIAVIRPGDFILKKMYSGIEKGIEAELGNPSFTPALAASIQVSETLKLLLNKGDSLQSQVLYIDLENNTFSTFEA; encoded by the coding sequence ATGGACTACTCAAAGCGCTACCTTAAGAACAAAAAACTTATTTCTCAAAAGGAACAGGAAGTTTTGAAAAATAAAAGAGTCTTGGTTTTGGGATGTGGCGGACTGGGTGGCTATATAATCGAAATGCTGGCAAGATTGGGAGTGGGTAATCTTAAGGTGGTTGATTTTGATATTTTTGATGAAAGTAATCTCAACCGACAGATTCTCTCAAATGAAGAAAACCTGGGATTTTTTAAAGTGGAAGAAGCTCTGAAACGGATTAAATCAATAAATTCAGATATTAAAACAAAAGGTTTCAATGTTAAAGTTGACGAAGAAAATATAGACAATCTATTAACAGATATAGACTTGGTAGTAGATGCATTAGACTCTATACCTTTGAAGATAATGGTAGAAGAAAAGTGCTCTCATCTAGGCATATCAATAGTTCACGGAGCAATAGGGGGATGGGTAGCTCAGATAGCCGTAATAAGACCTGGGGATTTTATACTGAAAAAAATGTATAGCGGCATAGAAAAGGGTATAGAGGCAGAACTTGGTAATCCCTCTTTTACTCCGGCTTTAGCCGCATCGATTCAGGTTTCAGAAACATTGAAATTGTTACTGAATAAGGGTGATTCTTTACAGAGTCAAGTGTTATATATAGATTTGGAAAACAACACATTTTCGACTTTTGAAGCTTAA
- a CDS encoding ABC transporter permease, producing the protein MDYIIQGVYQALTLLVKLDRELYSIILLSILVSLSATLIATALFVPIGVSVGLRKFKRERLFEKILFSMMGVPSVVIGLVVALLMSRRSIFGFLGLLYTPGAMIIAQVLLVFPLGMGLSYKLSKFQGRKIKNEGKLLGAKKKDLLILVLKELREELLVIFLTCFSRAITEVGAVMIVGGNIKGRTRVMTTTISMLNSMGEYPMGIALGIILMLLTFGVNSVVYTLHKGE; encoded by the coding sequence ATGGATTATATAATACAAGGAGTATATCAGGCACTTACTCTTTTAGTAAAACTAGATAGGGAGTTGTACAGTATTATACTTCTCTCTATCTTGGTTTCATTAAGTGCAACTCTTATAGCTACAGCTTTGTTTGTGCCAATTGGTGTGTCTGTAGGTCTAAGAAAGTTTAAAAGAGAAAGGCTATTTGAAAAAATATTGTTTTCAATGATGGGGGTTCCTTCTGTAGTGATTGGACTCGTAGTAGCACTTCTTATGTCTAGACGTTCTATATTTGGATTTTTAGGACTTCTTTACACACCTGGAGCGATGATAATTGCCCAGGTTCTTTTAGTTTTTCCGTTGGGAATGGGTCTCTCATATAAACTTTCGAAATTCCAAGGTAGAAAAATAAAAAATGAGGGAAAACTCCTAGGGGCAAAGAAAAAGGATTTATTGATACTGGTTTTGAAGGAACTAAGGGAAGAGTTGCTGGTTATATTTCTGACCTGCTTTTCAAGGGCCATAACAGAAGTAGGAGCAGTAATGATAGTAGGGGGAAACATCAAAGGGAGAACCAGGGTGATGACTACAACTATTTCTATGCTAAACTCCATGGGTGAGTATCCAATGGGGATAGCTCTTGGAATAATACTAATGTTGTTAACCTTTGGTGTCAACAGTGTGGTGTACACACTTCACAAGGGAGAGTAG
- a CDS encoding molybdopterin molybdotransferase MoeA encodes MDFFKVTSLEESKKIIRKQFIEIFSKKEIVPLSESIGRYSASKIVSRDSVPSFDKSTVDGYAVKAESTHGASDSIPSMLNLKGEAEMGKENTYTIDSSETVYVPTGGMIPCGADAVVMIEYSEVLGDEIFLNTSVAKGENIIYRGEDLEKNDILLESGKKIRPQNIGTFAAGGITEVEVSVNPSFYIISTGDEVKSLGSELKPGEIIDINSYTLEALVNEWGSKLKGRTLVGDNLELLKNEIKKGIEVSDILILSGGSSVGSKDYTCRAIKELGGEIMVHGMSIKPGKPTIIGGVHGKLVIGLPGHPVSALMVFKALLEDFLNKDKGKSYRMILKKEIHSTPGRTTYQPVVIDGEYAVPLHGKSGVISLLNKAFGYTIIPSDKEGFNSGDIVDVWAF; translated from the coding sequence TTGGATTTTTTTAAAGTGACTTCATTGGAAGAATCAAAAAAAATAATAAGAAAACAATTTATTGAAATATTTTCAAAAAAAGAAATTGTTCCTTTGAGTGAGTCAATTGGAAGGTATTCTGCCTCCAAGATTGTCTCAAGGGATTCTGTTCCCAGTTTTGATAAATCTACGGTAGATGGATATGCAGTAAAAGCTGAAAGTACCCATGGGGCCTCAGATTCAATTCCCTCTATGCTAAACCTGAAAGGAGAGGCTGAGATGGGAAAAGAGAATACATATACTATTGATTCTAGTGAAACAGTGTATGTGCCAACAGGAGGGATGATTCCTTGTGGCGCAGATGCTGTTGTTATGATAGAATATTCTGAAGTTTTAGGTGATGAAATATTTTTAAATACTTCTGTGGCAAAGGGAGAAAATATAATCTATAGGGGTGAAGACCTTGAAAAAAATGATATTTTGCTGGAATCCGGGAAAAAGATAAGACCTCAAAATATAGGTACATTTGCTGCTGGAGGAATAACAGAGGTAGAGGTATCAGTGAATCCGAGTTTTTATATTATTTCTACAGGTGATGAGGTTAAAAGTCTGGGATCTGAGCTGAAACCGGGAGAGATAATAGATATAAACTCCTATACCCTGGAGGCTCTAGTAAATGAGTGGGGCTCCAAGCTAAAGGGGCGTACACTAGTGGGAGATAATCTTGAGCTTTTGAAGAATGAGATAAAAAAAGGTATTGAAGTCTCAGATATCTTGATTCTTTCAGGAGGAAGTTCTGTTGGGAGTAAGGATTATACTTGCAGAGCCATAAAAGAACTAGGTGGAGAAATCATGGTGCACGGGATGTCTATCAAGCCCGGTAAGCCAACAATTATAGGTGGAGTCCATGGGAAACTGGTTATAGGTCTTCCAGGGCATCCAGTGTCAGCTCTTATGGTATTTAAGGCACTACTTGAAGATTTTCTGAATAAAGACAAAGGCAAATCATATAGAATGATTTTGAAAAAGGAGATTCACTCGACTCCAGGAAGAACCACCTATCAACCTGTTGTCATAGATGGAGAATATGCAGTTCCTTTGCACGGAAAATCAGGGGTAATAAGTCTTTTGAATAAAGCTTTTGGGTATACGATAATTCCCTCAGATAAAGAGGGATTTAATTCAGGAGACATAGTAGATGTGTGGGCATTTTAG
- a CDS encoding MoaD/ThiS family protein has product MAEKIKIEVRLFANLRERFPKESRGVKEFEVLEGFSIDDLVDLIGEIDRSTVIILKNGRREKDFEKKLKAGDRIALFPPVGGG; this is encoded by the coding sequence ATGGCTGAAAAGATAAAGATAGAGGTCAGACTTTTTGCTAATCTCAGAGAGAGATTCCCCAAAGAAAGCAGGGGAGTAAAAGAATTCGAAGTTTTAGAAGGATTTTCCATCGACGATTTGGTAGACTTAATCGGAGAGATAGACAGATCAACTGTTATTATTTTGAAAAATGGACGGCGGGAAAAAGACTTTGAGAAAAAATTAAAAGCCGGCGACCGAATAGCTTTATTCCCTCCAGTAGGAGGGGGTTAG
- a CDS encoding DUF1499 domain-containing protein gives MKYIIGIILVFMTFGCMSAPKDLGVKSGKLSPLKTSPNGVSSQTNQLEKLVDPLVLDIPTSNAKEIIKKACESYGKHKIIKESEDYLYVVFITGTMRYRDDAEFYFDSENKVIHYRSQSRIGYSDMGLNRKRYNTLAEFYYKNKQ, from the coding sequence ATGAAGTATATAATAGGAATTATCCTAGTATTTATGACCTTTGGATGTATGTCAGCTCCAAAAGATCTCGGAGTTAAATCAGGAAAATTATCACCTCTGAAAACATCTCCTAACGGTGTTTCATCACAGACAAATCAGCTAGAAAAACTAGTAGATCCTCTTGTACTAGACATCCCAACTAGCAATGCAAAAGAAATAATCAAAAAAGCATGTGAAAGCTATGGAAAACACAAAATTATAAAAGAATCAGAAGATTATCTATATGTTGTTTTTATTACTGGAACAATGAGGTACCGAGACGATGCAGAATTTTATTTTGATTCTGAAAACAAGGTTATTCACTATCGTTCACAAAGTAGGATAGGATACTCAGATATGGGACTAAACCGAAAAAGATACAATACATTGGCAGAATTTTATTATAAAAATAAACAATAA
- a CDS encoding substrate-binding domain-containing protein has protein sequence MLKIKRSLLILLIGVLCSVGVFAKSNKDIVLATTTSVRDSGLMDYLIPSFESETGYKVKLIAVGTGKALQMGRDGEADVLLVHAKPSELKFMKNGHGKERREVFHNYFVIVGPKDKQKMSSVEDALGKISKEKLNFASRGDNSGTNKKELQLWNKNRIIPKGGWYIISGSGMGATLKIASEMQAYTLTDMATYLHLSKDLDLEIKVGKDKSLLNQYGVITIDPSKNKYINAEGAKVFMDWISSDKIKDKVGKFGIEEFGMSLFVPDRKN, from the coding sequence ATGTTAAAAATCAAAAGGTCGCTACTAATATTATTAATCGGGGTGCTTTGTTCAGTGGGTGTTTTTGCGAAGTCGAATAAGGATATCGTTCTAGCTACTACTACCAGCGTAAGGGATTCAGGCCTCATGGATTATCTTATACCAAGTTTTGAGAGTGAAACAGGGTATAAGGTTAAACTTATCGCAGTTGGAACAGGTAAAGCCCTTCAAATGGGTAGAGACGGAGAAGCAGATGTTCTTCTAGTACATGCAAAGCCTTCTGAGTTAAAGTTTATGAAAAATGGGCATGGTAAAGAAAGAAGAGAAGTTTTTCATAACTATTTTGTAATTGTAGGTCCAAAGGATAAACAGAAGATGTCTTCTGTAGAAGATGCGCTGGGAAAAATAAGCAAAGAAAAGTTAAATTTTGCTTCAAGAGGGGATAATTCAGGAACAAATAAAAAAGAACTTCAGCTTTGGAATAAAAATAGGATAATTCCTAAAGGTGGATGGTACATTATTTCAGGAAGTGGAATGGGAGCTACACTGAAAATAGCTAGTGAGATGCAAGCTTATACTCTTACAGATATGGCTACTTATTTACATTTGAGCAAAGATCTTGACCTTGAAATAAAAGTAGGGAAAGATAAAAGTCTTTTAAATCAGTACGGAGTTATAACTATCGATCCTTCAAAAAATAAATATATAAATGCTGAAGGTGCTAAGGTATTTATGGACTGGATATCTTCTGATAAAATAAAAGATAAGGTTGGTAAGTTTGGTATTGAAGAATTTGGGATGTCATTATTTGTACCAGATAGAAAAAATTAA
- a CDS encoding HD domain-containing protein: protein MYLKQDLYQKTILFAGEKHKKQKLPIYGLPYVVHLSNVAMEVMFAWESCKDFDIEYALQLALLHDTLEDTETSYEELEKTFGIEVSKGVFALTKDKNIAKYEQMQNSIKKILNCPKEVGIVKMFDRITNLQKPPKHWNNKKIISYRQEAQYILESLKFSNKYLAERLSFKIDEYEKYITESFQ, encoded by the coding sequence ATGTATTTAAAACAGGATTTGTATCAAAAGACAATTTTATTTGCAGGAGAAAAACATAAAAAGCAAAAGCTTCCGATTTACGGATTACCCTATGTAGTCCATCTTAGTAATGTAGCCATGGAGGTTATGTTTGCATGGGAATCTTGCAAAGATTTTGATATAGAATATGCCCTTCAGTTGGCTTTATTACACGATACTCTTGAGGACACTGAGACTAGCTATGAGGAGTTAGAGAAAACTTTTGGTATAGAGGTATCTAAAGGAGTATTTGCACTAACAAAAGATAAAAATATTGCAAAATATGAACAGATGCAAAATTCAATAAAAAAGATTTTAAACTGCCCAAAAGAGGTGGGTATAGTAAAGATGTTTGACAGGATAACAAACTTACAGAAACCTCCAAAACACTGGAATAATAAAAAGATAATATCCTATAGACAAGAGGCCCAGTATATATTGGAATCTTTAAAATTCAGCAACAAATATCTAGCTGAAAGGTTGAGCTTTAAAATAGATGAATATGAAAAATATATCACAGAATCATTCCAGTAA
- a CDS encoding HAD family hydrolase, giving the protein MIKNIIFDLGRVLLNFEPLEYTYKKIPDKQRAYKIYQEIFKSNEWIMLDRGVITEEEAINRICDRDPENEQLIREVMNNWYEILTPMEDVVEILKKLKLMGYKIYFLSNFHMLAFEKISKKYHFFIGFDGGIVSYRENLLKPESEIYNTLSGRYDINPSESIFIDDTKENIISAEKLGFKTVLFTSSLNLKEKLLKYKCKL; this is encoded by the coding sequence ATGATAAAAAATATTATATTTGATTTGGGAAGAGTATTGCTAAATTTTGAACCTCTAGAGTATACATACAAAAAAATTCCTGATAAACAAAGAGCCTATAAAATTTATCAAGAGATATTTAAAAGTAATGAATGGATTATGCTTGATAGAGGAGTAATTACAGAAGAGGAAGCAATTAACAGAATATGTGACAGAGATCCAGAAAATGAGCAGCTTATAAGGGAGGTGATGAATAACTGGTACGAAATACTCACCCCGATGGAAGATGTTGTAGAAATTTTAAAAAAATTAAAACTTATGGGATATAAAATATATTTTTTGTCTAATTTTCATATGTTAGCCTTTGAAAAAATTTCAAAGAAATATCATTTTTTTATAGGTTTCGATGGGGGGATAGTCTCGTACAGAGAAAACCTACTGAAACCAGAAAGTGAAATTTATAATACGTTGTCCGGTAGGTACGATATAAACCCGTCTGAGTCAATATTTATAGATGATACAAAGGAAAATATTATAAGTGCTGAAAAATTAGGATTCAAAACAGTACTTTTTACATCATCTCTTAATCTAAAAGAAAAGCTTCTTAAATATAAATGTAAACTCTAG
- a CDS encoding aldehyde ferredoxin oxidoreductase family protein: MERSQKKEGFILKICRINMRNKSITYEEVKSEYMALGGRGLTSKIISEEVDATCHPLGKNNKLVIAPGLLSGSMAPSSGRLSVGSKSPLTGGIKESNAGGTAAQNLAKLGYKAIIIEDKPEKEELNLIKITSEGISMEDASYLKMKGNYETGDILREKFGKKTTVMSVGQAGEMKLSAASIAVTDTEGHPTRHCGRGGTGAVLGSKGIKAIIIDPGKTNEVKYHDKDSFMKASRSFSKMILDHPVSGQGLPTYGTAVLVNILNEAGGLPTDNFRNGRFEFAEDISGETMYELINKRKGNPTHACHPGCIMRCSQIYNDENGEYLTGGFEYETIWAFGSHCHIKNFDSIAKMDRLCDDIGIDTIDTGVAVGIAMEGKYIELGDDKAAIKLVEEVGKGSPIGRIIGNGAAFTGQAFGTERVPVVKKQALPAYDPRSVKGIGVTYATTPMGADHTAGYSVTANILGVGGTVDPLKKEGQVDLSRNLQVATAAIDSTGLCLFVAFAILDNAGALQEIVNMINAEYNTSIEIQDVITLGQEILKEEKEFNRRAGFTKAHDRLPEFFNENLEPHNVAFDITDEELDMTLEF, encoded by the coding sequence TTGGAAAGGAGCCAAAAAAAGGAGGGGTTTATTTTGAAAATCTGTCGTATTAATATGAGAAACAAATCTATTACTTACGAGGAAGTAAAATCTGAGTACATGGCATTGGGAGGCAGAGGGCTTACATCCAAAATTATTTCTGAGGAAGTGGATGCTACATGTCATCCTTTGGGGAAAAATAACAAACTTGTCATAGCTCCCGGACTTCTTTCGGGGTCAATGGCTCCTAGTTCGGGAAGGCTGAGTGTGGGATCTAAAAGTCCTCTAACAGGAGGAATAAAAGAATCCAATGCAGGAGGAACTGCTGCACAGAATCTTGCAAAACTTGGTTATAAGGCGATAATTATAGAGGATAAGCCTGAAAAAGAAGAGCTAAATCTTATAAAAATAACTTCTGAAGGAATTTCTATGGAGGATGCCAGTTATCTGAAAATGAAAGGGAATTACGAGACAGGTGATATCTTACGGGAAAAATTTGGAAAGAAGACAACTGTTATGTCTGTGGGTCAGGCTGGGGAGATGAAACTTTCTGCAGCCTCAATAGCTGTCACAGATACAGAAGGGCACCCTACCCGACACTGTGGACGTGGAGGGACTGGAGCTGTACTCGGATCTAAGGGGATAAAGGCGATAATAATAGATCCTGGTAAAACAAATGAAGTGAAATATCATGATAAGGATTCATTTATGAAAGCTTCTAGATCATTTTCTAAAATGATACTAGATCACCCTGTTTCTGGTCAGGGGCTTCCTACATATGGAACCGCAGTTCTTGTAAATATTCTAAATGAAGCTGGAGGACTCCCTACAGATAACTTTAGAAACGGACGTTTTGAATTTGCTGAAGACATAAGCGGAGAAACTATGTATGAATTAATAAACAAAAGAAAGGGAAATCCTACCCATGCATGTCATCCTGGTTGTATTATGAGATGTTCACAGATATACAACGATGAAAATGGAGAATATCTAACTGGTGGATTTGAATATGAAACTATATGGGCCTTTGGCTCTCACTGTCATATAAAAAACTTTGATTCCATTGCAAAAATGGACAGACTTTGTGATGATATAGGTATAGACACCATAGATACAGGAGTTGCAGTAGGAATTGCCATGGAAGGTAAATATATAGAACTAGGAGATGACAAGGCTGCCATAAAACTTGTAGAAGAAGTAGGTAAGGGATCTCCTATAGGTCGGATTATAGGTAACGGAGCAGCCTTTACAGGACAGGCATTTGGTACAGAGAGAGTACCAGTTGTCAAGAAACAGGCTCTTCCAGCTTATGATCCTAGGTCAGTAAAAGGTATAGGGGTAACATATGCAACTACTCCAATGGGTGCAGACCATACGGCGGGATACTCTGTTACTGCAAATATTTTAGGAGTAGGAGGAACTGTAGATCCTCTTAAGAAAGAGGGACAGGTAGATCTATCGAGAAACCTTCAAGTGGCAACTGCTGCTATAGATAGTACAGGGCTCTGTTTATTTGTGGCCTTTGCAATACTAGATAATGCGGGAGCACTTCAGGAAATCGTAAATATGATAAATGCAGAATACAACACCAGTATAGAAATTCAAGATGTAATAACTTTGGGACAGGAAATTCTAAAGGAAGAAAAAGAGTTTAATAGAAGAGCTGGATTTACAAAAGCCCATGACAGGCTTCCTGAGTTTTTCAATGAAAATTTAGAACCACATAATGTTGCCTTTGACATTACTGATGAAGAGCTTGATATGACACTTGAATTTTAG
- a CDS encoding ABC transporter ATP-binding protein: MIEIRNLVKSFGKRRVLDIEKMVIDTMGITAVRGENGLGKTTLFSLISGIEKDFEGEILKKGIDEKDITFVQQNFYLLKRTVYENISYPLKIRKWNNEMIKKRVDFLLSEFKIEHLSDKNASRLSSGESQKVAIARALSFRPKLILLDEPTSNLDKESTFLAESVLSKYTQDEKAGIIMISHDNEQINRMADQTIELKDYIKGVN, from the coding sequence ATGATAGAGATAAGAAACCTCGTCAAATCATTTGGTAAAAGAAGAGTTTTGGATATAGAGAAAATGGTAATAGATACTATGGGAATAACCGCTGTAAGAGGTGAAAACGGCTTAGGAAAAACAACCTTGTTTTCTTTGATATCCGGAATAGAAAAGGATTTTGAAGGTGAGATTTTAAAAAAAGGAATAGATGAGAAGGATATAACCTTTGTTCAGCAGAATTTTTATTTGCTGAAAAGAACTGTTTATGAGAATATATCTTATCCCCTAAAAATAAGAAAATGGAACAACGAAATGATAAAAAAAAGAGTGGATTTTCTTTTGTCTGAATTTAAAATAGAACACTTATCTGATAAGAATGCTAGCAGACTTAGTAGCGGAGAAAGTCAGAAAGTTGCCATTGCCAGAGCACTTTCCTTTAGGCCAAAGCTGATACTCTTGGATGAGCCTACTTCCAATCTAGATAAAGAATCTACCTTCCTTGCTGAGAGTGTGCTGAGTAAATATACCCAAGATGAGAAGGCTGGAATTATAATGATCAGTCATGATAATGAGCAGATTAATAGGATGGCAGATCAGACTATTGAACTGAAGGACTACATAAAGGGAGTGAATTAA